One window of the Actinomycetota bacterium genome contains the following:
- a CDS encoding N-acetyltransferase, giving the protein MAAKRSAITVRPAADGELDAVCALERAAFGGDAEAALVAALVRDAASYVPELSLAAVEGEAIVGHVMLTRAPAGGVPAVLLAPLAVAPDRQGRGIGGTLVREGLTRSREMGAALALVLGDPGYYGRFGFVAALPRGIRPPYEIETSEAWMAAELEPGALWAAQGAAALAEAFMDPALWRE; this is encoded by the coding sequence ATGGCCGCGAAGCGCAGCGCGATCACGGTGCGGCCGGCCGCGGATGGCGAGCTCGACGCGGTCTGCGCCCTGGAGCGCGCCGCGTTCGGCGGGGACGCGGAGGCCGCGCTCGTGGCGGCGCTGGTGCGGGACGCGGCCTCCTACGTGCCGGAGCTGTCGCTCGCGGCGGTCGAGGGCGAGGCGATCGTCGGCCACGTGATGCTCACGCGGGCGCCCGCGGGCGGGGTGCCGGCGGTGCTGTTGGCGCCGCTCGCGGTGGCGCCGGACCGCCAGGGCCGCGGCATCGGCGGCACACTCGTCCGCGAGGGGCTCACCCGTTCGCGCGAGATGGGCGCGGCGCTCGCGCTCGTGCTCGGCGACCCGGGGTACTACGGCCGGTTCGGCTTCGTCGCGGCGCTGCCCCGTGGCATCCGTCCACCGTACGAGATCGAGACGTCCGAGGCGTGGATGGCGGCCGAACTCGAGCCCGGCGCGCTGTGGGCGGCGCAGGGCGCGGCGGCGCTGGCCGAGGCGTTCATGGACCCGGCGCTCTGGCGGGAGTAG